A stretch of the Lachnospiraceae bacterium genome encodes the following:
- a CDS encoding response regulator transcription factor, whose protein sequence is MRHKILVVDDEAMITELLSDHLDDEGYEVYAANSAAEALQLLGEQPNLIILDINMPGTDGLEICKNIRDHVACPILFLTARISEQDKINGLQYGADDYITKPFSLKELSARVAAHLRRDERMRSHAASMLTSGELLVDLSQRRIFYRDIEIEVSKREFELIEFLLTNAGQVFDRERIYERIWGYDAEGSTDVIKEHIRRIRAKLREATGEDYIETVWGVGYRWKR, encoded by the coding sequence ATGAGGCACAAAATTTTAGTAGTGGATGATGAGGCCATGATCACGGAGCTGCTCTCCGATCATTTAGACGATGAGGGCTATGAGGTGTATGCGGCCAACAGCGCGGCTGAGGCGCTGCAGCTGCTGGGGGAGCAGCCCAATCTGATCATACTGGATATCAATATGCCGGGGACAGATGGCTTGGAGATTTGCAAAAACATAAGAGATCATGTTGCCTGTCCGATTCTTTTTTTGACGGCCAGAATTAGCGAGCAGGATAAAATAAACGGCCTGCAGTACGGTGCGGATGATTATATCACCAAGCCCTTCAGCCTAAAAGAGCTTTCGGCCAGAGTGGCGGCGCATCTCAGGCGGGATGAGCGCATGCGCAGTCATGCGGCTTCGATGCTGACATCGGGAGAGCTTCTTGTGGACCTTTCGCAGCGGCGGATTTTTTACCGGGATATAGAAATTGAGGTATCTAAAAGAGAATTTGAGCTGATTGAATTTCTGCTGACAAATGCCGGGCAGGTATTTGACCGGGAACGGATCTATGAACGGATATGGGGATATGATGCAGAGGGCAGCACAGATGTGATTAAGGAGCATATCCGCAGGATCCGCGCGAAGCTCCGTGAGGCGACGGGAGAAGACTATATCGAAACGGTCTGGGGAGTGGGGTATCGATGGAAACGCTGA
- a CDS encoding HAMP domain-containing histidine kinase, translated as METLKRRWQNLPLRRFLMLTVCLSIAAVTLLSALIISGCAAFRHWLLPDPNAVYLTVEETFSDGTVTSSIYLMNMGEGLSFAPFIRSEPTEEDIAQMRYSIEKIETGIESLSPKRRFAYQFCGIVMFAAPMGLAFAAILWCSMYFYRRKLKTPLSVLSGAVKQIAEQNLDFELAYPYEDEMGDLCRSFEAMRRALDENYRAMWNMLEERRLMQDSVAHDLRNPIAIIEGYAEYLEKGLKTGDMSREKTSRIAQNLGAAAKRLEQYTESVRLLNQTEEMQLERKAVSAVQLSANIGQDLTLLAEQKGIALQITDDLPQKEIQIDEALLHRVLENILSNALRYAKQGIQLAFAMEGRMLVVTVTDDGSGFPLEILKETGKHWIAANQDGHRGIGLSISRLLCQKHGGQLELSNTSGGACVKISLSV; from the coding sequence ATGGAAACGCTGAAAAGAAGATGGCAGAATCTGCCCCTGCGCCGGTTTCTGATGCTGACGGTTTGCCTTTCTATCGCAGCGGTCACATTGCTGTCAGCGCTGATCATTAGCGGCTGCGCTGCGTTTCGGCACTGGCTGCTGCCGGATCCCAATGCGGTATATCTTACCGTAGAAGAGACTTTTTCTGACGGAACCGTTACTAGCAGCATATATCTGATGAATATGGGAGAGGGTTTATCGTTTGCACCGTTTATACGCAGTGAACCAACAGAAGAGGATATAGCACAGATGCGCTATTCTATCGAGAAGATTGAAACCGGCATAGAATCCTTGTCACCGAAAAGAAGGTTCGCTTATCAGTTCTGCGGGATCGTGATGTTCGCCGCGCCGATGGGGCTGGCTTTTGCGGCAATCCTGTGGTGCAGCATGTATTTTTACCGGCGGAAGCTCAAAACGCCGCTTTCTGTTTTATCAGGAGCGGTCAAGCAGATTGCAGAGCAGAACCTGGATTTTGAACTGGCCTATCCCTATGAGGATGAAATGGGTGATCTGTGCCGCTCCTTTGAGGCCATGAGGAGGGCGCTTGATGAAAACTATAGAGCGATGTGGAACATGCTGGAGGAGCGGCGGCTCATGCAGGACTCTGTCGCACATGATCTGCGTAATCCAATCGCCATTATCGAGGGTTACGCCGAATATCTGGAAAAGGGGCTTAAAACCGGAGACATGAGCCGGGAGAAGACAAGCCGTATTGCGCAGAATCTCGGTGCGGCCGCCAAACGGCTGGAGCAGTATACGGAATCCGTCAGGCTTCTGAATCAAACGGAGGAAATGCAGCTTGAACGGAAGGCTGTCAGTGCAGTGCAGCTTTCAGCGAATATCGGGCAGGATCTAACCCTCTTGGCAGAGCAAAAGGGAATTGCCTTACAAATAACAGATGATCTGCCGCAGAAGGAAATCCAGATTGATGAAGCTTTGCTGCACCGCGTTTTGGAGAATATCCTGAGCAATGCGCTGCGTTATGCAAAGCAGGGAATTCAGCTGGCATTTGCAATGGAAGGCCGGATGCTTGTGGTCACGGTAACAGATGACGGAAGCGGTTTTCCTCTGGAAATATTAAAGGAAACGGGAAAGCATTGGATCGCGGCCAACCAAGACGGCCATAGGGGAATTGGCCTTTCCATCAGCCGGCTCCTGTGCCAAAAGCACGGCGGGCAGTTGGAGCTGTCCAATACTTCTGGCGGAGCCTGCGTAAAAATTTCTTTATCGGTTTGA
- a CDS encoding ATP-binding cassette domain-containing protein, with protein MLTLDHITKKYKDKTALQDVVLELDCGIYGLLGPNGAGKSTLMNIITGNISATEGRVLWDGTEIQKLGARFRSLIGYAPQQQGLYNSFSGRRFLAYMAALKGIPSKEVRGELERVLSYVNMQEAADRMIGSYSGGMKQRILIAQAILGSPKLLVLDEPTAGLDPKERVRVREQIKQLAGDKIILVSTHVVSDIAPIAKEIILIRSGSIIDKAPVESLCHRYGESRDLEEVYMHIFGEEERHAEADPV; from the coding sequence ATGCTAACACTTGACCATATTACGAAAAAATATAAGGATAAAACCGCGCTGCAGGATGTTGTTTTGGAGCTGGACTGCGGAATATACGGTCTGCTCGGGCCCAACGGCGCCGGCAAGTCAACGTTGATGAATATAATTACCGGGAATATTAGCGCTACGGAGGGCAGGGTCCTGTGGGATGGTACGGAGATTCAAAAGCTTGGCGCGCGCTTTCGCAGCCTGATTGGCTATGCGCCCCAGCAGCAGGGCTTGTATAACAGCTTTTCCGGCAGGCGGTTTCTGGCTTATATGGCGGCGCTTAAGGGAATTCCCTCAAAAGAGGTGCGCGGCGAGCTGGAAAGAGTGCTTTCCTATGTGAATATGCAGGAGGCTGCGGATAGGATGATCGGCAGCTATTCCGGCGGTATGAAGCAGCGGATTTTGATCGCTCAGGCAATTTTAGGAAGCCCGAAGCTCCTTGTGCTCGACGAGCCCACGGCAGGGCTTGATCCTAAAGAACGAGTGCGCGTTCGCGAGCAGATCAAACAGCTTGCCGGGGACAAGATTATCCTTGTCTCTACGCATGTGGTCTCTGATATTGCGCCGATTGCGAAAGAGATCATTTTGATCCGCTCCGGCAGTATCATTGACAAGGCCCCGGTGGAATCGCTTTGCCATCGATATGGGGAGAGCCGTGACCTGGAGGAGGTATATATGCATATTTTCGGAGAGGAGGAGCGCCATGCTGAGGCTGATCCTGTTTGA